Proteins encoded by one window of Cryptosporangium minutisporangium:
- a CDS encoding cytochrome P450 gives MTLAPFCPTTDADPFGPEILEDPLPFQRSVRDAGPVVYLSRYDVYGLGRYAEVHAALTDWQHLQSAAGVGLANFRTEKPWRPPSLLLEADPPHHDAPRHVLEPILTPRALRALRPAWLAAAEQLVDEVLRHPGEIDLVPAVAQAFPLRVFPDAVGLPEAGRENLLPYGDHAFNAFGPSNELVAKGLPRIGEIAAWVNAQCARDVLAPDGFGAQIWAAADRGDITHEQAPLIVRSLLTAGVDTTVHGLAAALHAFATHPDQWDRLRADPGLARIAFDEAVRWESPVQTFFRTATVDMRIGDTIIPEGHKILMFLGAANRDPRRWADPDRFDLGRDPSAHVGFGMGIHQCVGQHVARLEAEAVLTALAARVERIEPAGPPVRHHNNTLRAFAALPVRLHP, from the coding sequence ATGACGCTCGCTCCTTTCTGCCCGACGACCGACGCCGACCCGTTCGGCCCCGAGATCCTCGAGGATCCGCTGCCGTTCCAGCGGTCCGTGCGCGACGCCGGACCGGTCGTGTACCTCAGCCGGTACGACGTTTACGGCCTCGGTCGCTACGCCGAGGTGCACGCCGCCCTCACCGACTGGCAGCACCTCCAGTCCGCGGCCGGCGTCGGCCTCGCCAACTTCCGCACCGAGAAGCCGTGGCGTCCGCCGAGCCTGCTGCTCGAAGCCGACCCGCCGCACCACGACGCACCGCGGCACGTGCTGGAGCCGATCCTCACCCCGCGGGCACTCCGCGCGCTGCGCCCGGCCTGGCTGGCCGCGGCCGAGCAGTTGGTCGACGAGGTGCTCCGCCACCCGGGCGAGATCGACCTGGTGCCCGCGGTCGCGCAGGCGTTCCCGCTGCGCGTCTTCCCGGACGCCGTCGGTCTGCCGGAGGCGGGGCGGGAGAACCTGCTGCCCTACGGGGACCACGCGTTCAACGCGTTCGGTCCGTCCAACGAGCTGGTGGCCAAGGGCTTGCCGCGGATCGGCGAGATCGCCGCGTGGGTCAACGCCCAGTGCGCCCGCGACGTGCTGGCGCCGGACGGGTTCGGCGCGCAGATCTGGGCCGCCGCCGACCGCGGCGACATCACCCACGAGCAGGCGCCGCTCATCGTCCGCTCGCTGCTGACCGCCGGCGTCGACACGACCGTGCACGGGCTCGCCGCCGCGCTCCACGCGTTCGCCACCCACCCGGACCAGTGGGACCGCCTCCGGGCCGACCCGGGCCTGGCCCGGATCGCGTTCGACGAGGCCGTCCGATGGGAGTCGCCGGTGCAGACGTTCTTCCGCACCGCGACCGTCGACATGCGGATCGGCGACACGATCATTCCCGAGGGACACAAGATCCTGATGTTCCTCGGCGCGGCGAACCGCGATCCGCGCCGCTGGGCCGACCCCGACCGGTTCGACCTGGGCCGCGACCCGTCCGCGCACGTCGGTTTCGGCATGGGGATCCACCAGTGCGTCGGTCAGCACGTCGCGCGCCTGGAGGCCGAAGCGGTGCTCACCGCGCTCGCCGCCAGGGTGGAGCGGATCGAACCGGCCGGGCCGCCGGTCCGCCACCACAACAACACGCTCCGCGCGTTCGCGGCCCTCCCCGTCCGCCTCCACCCGTAG
- a CDS encoding SpoIID/LytB domain-containing protein yields the protein MARRTSALRWSAILPATVVAALAGGLAAVPPTAASAARTSASAASVSSAGLTLYGAGFGHGRGLSQYGAKAAAQKGLTATKIANFYYPGAALTPKGNPTVRVRLSALDAGHFSLYPTSSTTVTGVVATAGNGTKVALPARARWHVARSGNSYLVQEPASATTWRTKYTLAAPVTFGGPSKLRVVYSRAKSDCRGGTSLTFNGSVQAVVSNGAARYLARMPIDTYLRGVVASEMPSSWPAAALQAQTLAARTYATAKISKSRYYDVIDTQGDQCWDGAVSETAATNAAIAATAGKVLTVGGTAINAQFSSNSGGYTASGGVRYLPTKSDPYSLASGSSTNNWTKKVTAAQLAAVDGGGGLTKVTAVKITKRTAGGRWGGRADTVALTGTVAGGKTVTVSVTGTTFRTKLGLRSTYLGFTK from the coding sequence ATGGCACGACGCACCAGTGCGCTCCGGTGGAGCGCGATCCTCCCCGCCACCGTCGTGGCCGCACTCGCCGGGGGCCTCGCGGCCGTTCCGCCGACCGCCGCGTCCGCCGCGAGGACGTCGGCGTCGGCCGCCAGCGTCTCGTCGGCCGGCCTCACCCTCTACGGCGCCGGCTTCGGCCACGGCCGCGGGCTGAGCCAGTACGGCGCCAAGGCCGCGGCGCAGAAGGGGCTCACCGCGACGAAGATCGCGAACTTCTACTACCCCGGTGCCGCGCTCACGCCGAAGGGCAACCCGACCGTGCGCGTGCGGCTCTCCGCGCTCGACGCCGGGCACTTCAGCCTCTACCCGACCAGCAGCACCACGGTGACCGGTGTGGTCGCCACCGCGGGCAACGGCACCAAGGTCGCGCTGCCCGCGCGGGCCCGTTGGCACGTCGCCCGCAGCGGCAACAGCTACCTGGTGCAGGAGCCGGCCTCGGCGACCACCTGGCGCACCAAGTACACGCTCGCCGCGCCGGTCACGTTCGGCGGCCCGAGCAAGCTCCGCGTCGTCTACAGCCGGGCGAAGAGCGACTGTCGCGGCGGCACCAGCCTGACGTTCAACGGCTCGGTGCAGGCCGTCGTCTCCAACGGCGCGGCCCGCTACCTGGCCCGGATGCCGATCGACACCTACCTGCGGGGCGTCGTCGCGTCCGAGATGCCCTCCAGCTGGCCGGCCGCGGCGCTGCAGGCCCAGACGCTGGCCGCCCGCACCTACGCCACCGCGAAGATCTCGAAGTCGCGCTACTACGACGTGATCGACACCCAGGGCGACCAGTGCTGGGACGGCGCCGTCTCGGAGACCGCCGCGACCAACGCCGCGATCGCCGCGACCGCCGGCAAGGTCCTGACCGTCGGCGGCACGGCGATCAACGCGCAGTTCTCCTCGAACAGTGGCGGCTACACCGCGTCCGGTGGCGTCCGCTACCTGCCGACGAAGTCGGACCCGTACTCGCTGGCCTCCGGCTCGTCGACGAACAACTGGACGAAGAAGGTCACCGCCGCGCAGCTCGCGGCCGTGGACGGCGGTGGCGGCCTGACCAAGGTCACCGCGGTCAAGATCACCAAGCGCACGGCCGGTGGTCGCTGGGGCGGCCGCGCCGACACCGTCGCCCTGACCGGCACGGTGGCCGGCGGCAAGACCGTCACGGTCTCGGTCACCGGTACCACGTTCCGCACCAAGCTGGGCCTGCGCAGCACCTACCTCGGCTTCACCAAGTAA
- a CDS encoding STAS domain-containing protein has protein sequence MLTDTVETVLDNGPDPRLTVTVRGPAVGTAGRVVPSGELTRDTGQVFVEAVRTALRYGYRDVRVDLGEVSFVDARGLAVCLVAVRMAAEEGCALDFENAGPMLARVLALGGLTARTAGD, from the coding sequence ATGCTGACCGATACCGTCGAGACCGTCCTCGACAACGGCCCGGATCCGCGGTTGACGGTGACGGTGCGTGGCCCCGCCGTGGGCACGGCCGGTCGGGTCGTGCCGTCCGGCGAGTTGACCCGGGACACCGGGCAGGTCTTCGTCGAAGCGGTGCGGACCGCGCTCCGGTACGGGTACCGCGACGTGCGGGTCGATCTGGGCGAGGTGTCCTTCGTCGATGCCCGCGGCCTGGCGGTATGCCTGGTCGCCGTGCGGATGGCGGCCGAGGAGGGCTGCGCGCTCGACTTCGAGAACGCCGGTCCGATGCTGGCCAGAGTGCTCGCGCTCGGAGGACTCACCGCTCGGACGGCCGGGGACTGA
- a CDS encoding maleylpyruvate isomerase family mycothiol-dependent enzyme → MRLAQDERADLLGLLTRLAPEQWDAPTLCTAWRVRDVVAHVVSYDELGPVGLARSFLTGGLRVDRINQQRVAAYAERSPEELVALVEAHLRPRGLPAGFGGRIALTDGMIHQQDIRRPLGLPREIPAERMTVTLDFARRSPFIQAPKRIRGLTLVATDLDWSTGTGPRVEGPAESLLMAIAGRSGVVGELSGPGRTELAHRIGG, encoded by the coding sequence ATGCGCCTGGCCCAGGACGAGCGCGCCGACCTCCTCGGCCTGCTGACCCGCCTTGCTCCGGAGCAGTGGGACGCGCCGACGCTCTGTACGGCCTGGCGCGTCCGGGACGTCGTCGCGCACGTCGTCAGCTACGACGAGCTCGGCCCGGTCGGTCTGGCTCGAAGCTTCCTCACCGGCGGACTCCGCGTCGATCGCATCAACCAGCAGCGGGTCGCTGCCTACGCCGAGCGCAGCCCCGAGGAGCTGGTCGCGCTGGTCGAGGCGCATCTGCGACCGCGGGGGTTGCCGGCCGGCTTCGGCGGCCGCATCGCGCTCACCGACGGGATGATCCACCAGCAGGACATCCGCCGACCGCTCGGCCTGCCCCGGGAGATCCCGGCCGAGCGGATGACCGTCACTCTGGACTTCGCGCGTCGATCGCCGTTCATCCAGGCCCCGAAACGCATCCGCGGCCTGACGCTCGTCGCCACCGACCTCGACTGGTCGACGGGGACCGGGCCGCGGGTGGAGGGGCCCGCCGAGTCGCTGCTCATGGCGATCGCCGGGCGTTCCGGCGTGGTCGGGGAGCTCTCCGGCCCGGGCCGGACGGAACTCGCCCACCGCATCGGCGGCTGA
- a CDS encoding IclR family transcriptional regulator, producing the protein MARSSSGDSMVDRVVRILESFDPDTPALTVSELAARADLPLSTTSRLVEQLVGHGLLSRDADRRVRIGVRMWELAARASPTLGLREAAMPFLEDLHAVVGHHAQLGVLDGHEVLFLERLSAPGAVINLTKIAGRIPLHASSAGLVLLAHATPALQDAVLRRPLRSYTPRTISDPKQLRAVLAQVRQQGFVHCPGHIHTDAAGLAVPVRDRHGQVVAALSVVVPDDERALGRLPVLRAMARGIQQALTTAAPG; encoded by the coding sequence ATGGCACGGTCATCCTCCGGGGACTCGATGGTCGACCGCGTCGTGCGGATCCTGGAGTCGTTCGACCCGGACACCCCGGCGCTGACCGTCTCGGAGCTGGCGGCACGCGCGGATCTCCCGCTCTCGACGACGTCCCGGCTGGTCGAGCAGCTGGTGGGCCACGGACTGCTGTCCCGCGACGCCGACCGGAGGGTGCGGATCGGCGTCCGGATGTGGGAGCTGGCCGCCCGCGCGTCGCCGACGCTCGGCCTCCGGGAGGCCGCGATGCCGTTCCTCGAGGATCTGCACGCGGTCGTCGGGCACCACGCCCAGCTCGGGGTGCTCGACGGCCACGAGGTGCTGTTCCTCGAACGCCTCTCCGCGCCCGGCGCCGTCATCAACCTCACCAAGATCGCCGGCCGGATCCCGCTGCACGCGTCCTCGGCCGGCCTGGTCCTGCTGGCGCACGCGACTCCGGCACTGCAGGACGCGGTGTTGCGCCGGCCGCTGCGCAGCTACACCCCGCGCACGATCAGCGACCCCAAGCAGCTGCGTGCCGTCCTCGCCCAGGTGCGGCAGCAGGGGTTCGTGCACTGTCCCGGCCACATCCACACCGACGCCGCCGGGCTCGCGGTCCCGGTCCGCGACCGGCACGGGCAGGTCGTCGCCGCGCTCTCGGTGGTGGTGCCGGACGACGAGCGGGCGCTGGGCCGGCTGCCGGTGCTGCGGGCGATGGCGCGGGGCATCCAGCAGGCGCTCACCACCGCCGCACCCGGCTGA
- a CDS encoding PDR/VanB family oxidoreductase has translation MLAAAHTLLHPATGLSTLRVVAKTPLADGVCGLTLAAPDGGRLPDWTPGAHLDLLLPGNVNRQYSLCGNRWDPTTYQVAVLREPDGRGGSAYVHDRLRDGDVVGVGGPRNNFPLVPADRYLFVAGGIGITPILPMIAHAELLGTSWTLLYGGRTRASMAFLDRLAAYGDRVLIRPQDEFGLLDLRSALSGAEPGTKVYCCGPGPLLDAIEIICAGLPPGSLRTERFVPKPQGPPVRSTPFDVELARSGVTVPVPPGVSVLTAMAEAGVPVLSSCRQGTCGTCETPVLDGVPDHRDSLLSEAERAAGRSMFVCVSRSCTDRLVLDA, from the coding sequence ATGCTCGCTGCTGCGCATACGCTCCTCCACCCGGCGACCGGGCTCTCCACGCTGCGCGTCGTCGCGAAGACTCCGCTCGCGGACGGCGTCTGTGGGCTGACGCTGGCCGCCCCGGACGGTGGCCGGCTTCCGGACTGGACGCCCGGCGCCCACCTCGACCTGCTGCTGCCGGGCAACGTCAACCGGCAGTACTCGCTCTGCGGGAACCGCTGGGACCCGACTACGTACCAGGTCGCGGTGTTGCGCGAACCGGACGGCCGCGGCGGCTCGGCCTACGTCCACGACCGGCTCCGCGACGGTGACGTCGTCGGGGTCGGTGGGCCGCGGAACAACTTCCCGCTGGTGCCCGCGGACCGGTACCTGTTCGTGGCCGGTGGCATCGGGATCACCCCGATCCTGCCGATGATCGCCCACGCCGAGCTGCTCGGAACCTCGTGGACGCTGCTCTACGGCGGCCGGACCCGGGCGTCGATGGCGTTCCTGGACCGGCTGGCGGCTTACGGCGATCGGGTACTGATCCGGCCGCAGGACGAGTTCGGGCTGCTGGACCTGCGGAGCGCACTGTCCGGTGCGGAGCCGGGGACGAAGGTCTACTGCTGCGGCCCCGGCCCGCTGCTGGACGCGATCGAGATCATCTGCGCCGGGTTACCGCCGGGCTCGCTGCGGACCGAGCGGTTCGTGCCGAAGCCCCAGGGACCGCCGGTGCGCAGCACGCCGTTCGACGTCGAGTTGGCGCGGAGCGGCGTCACGGTGCCGGTGCCGCCGGGCGTCAGCGTCTTGACGGCGATGGCGGAGGCCGGCGTACCCGTGCTCTCCTCCTGCCGGCAGGGCACCTGCGGCACCTGCGAGACGCCGGTGCTCGACGGCGTCCCCGACCACCGCGACTCGCTGCTGTCGGAGGCCGAGCGTGCGGCCGGCCGCAGCATGTTCGTCTGCGTCTCCCGCTCGTGCACCGACCGTCTCGTTCTCGACGCCTGA
- a CDS encoding BTAD domain-containing putative transcriptional regulator, with product MTLFEHPPSADPLRSLKDLPRPLDAELPRERLTRALERRWHHAITFVVAGAGFGKTTALAQTVRAHALDPRGIDTWVSCEPRHEDTGRLARAVLDALPGPPPGRSGPANVRDVLAALIALAPDEVCLTVDDVHELPAGSPGAAFLRDLVAALPATVHLVLSGREVPDVPVARREAAGAVLHVRAEDLAFSDAEVAALGRRLAGRSDGESRSAGVTRAETFDGWPALVRLAFAAGPSAPLRFVREEILGGLCETGRRSLAVLAALGTATSAEVDTVLRRAGYGCASSLDPVQLAHRIPLVSVLDDGRVRVHDLWTDAVARVIPAPELGALRRAAVILLAERGDLSRAGAVACAASDWEQLAELAVKLVRESLTALPLATAERWLAEVPAAAADRPAFTLLRAAALQARDYTHPLVDGLLDQAWDAAQAADAADTASATLGQAVVAAHSRADLARLASLACRADQLRSSPSPVVRLLRHTVAGVLAELRGDPEAAIAEFAAAPVREVPPLLALPVLRFHVHCLTLTGHHADAADLADRTLDEADDVHTRVTGAMARWFGGDPAVLDRLRTVGLLRPDAGADHGADVGDRANGPPNDTVREAFVTRAQAAVLAASCGTAADWPTYPVGNPADHGNARDATLAAAAASAVAVAHGDEAAARRIYAGQLARWPLTAPATDRHLRRFLALGYVLDERLRRHWDAVELGPAQVAARAAGRALLGARRGDLTAAAALPPAHALCFLPLPWSVELAARLADANDPAGLLLGQWLGDRLGGVVHEQFRTVHRVHRGAARFLTALPAPPTAPLQIGVLGPLQLVRDGAPVDAPELRRARVRQLLSVLVLSPRQERAWLTRLLWPDQDPTSAAANLRVTLTHLRRLLEPDRPGGAASFHLRTDADTVRLHRSEWLDVDLWAADELADAARRARAAGDTDRAAELLGRVVALWRGDPLAELADLPDLDAEAEVVRVRTRHVRSLLSLGALRLVSGQDTEAYRLAGQALALEPYEAAGHRLLLAAAVRTGHPARIGAARKRVTTALAQLGVAPDPSTAALLLQTRQPSRTPRLSRARRP from the coding sequence GTGACGCTCTTCGAGCACCCACCGTCCGCGGATCCCCTGCGATCGTTGAAAGACCTTCCCCGCCCACTCGACGCCGAGCTGCCGCGTGAACGGCTGACCCGCGCGCTCGAACGACGCTGGCACCACGCGATCACGTTCGTCGTCGCCGGTGCCGGGTTCGGGAAGACCACCGCGCTGGCCCAGACCGTCCGGGCCCACGCCCTGGATCCCCGCGGCATCGACACCTGGGTCAGCTGCGAGCCGCGGCACGAGGACACCGGCCGACTCGCGCGCGCCGTCCTCGACGCGCTCCCCGGCCCTCCCCCGGGCCGGTCCGGCCCGGCGAACGTCCGCGACGTGCTCGCCGCCCTGATCGCGCTCGCGCCGGACGAGGTCTGCCTGACCGTCGACGACGTCCACGAGCTCCCGGCCGGCTCCCCCGGCGCCGCGTTCCTGCGGGATCTCGTCGCCGCGCTGCCCGCGACCGTCCATCTCGTCCTGTCCGGCCGCGAGGTACCCGACGTCCCGGTCGCGCGGCGGGAGGCGGCCGGTGCGGTGCTGCACGTCCGGGCGGAGGACCTCGCGTTCTCCGACGCCGAGGTCGCCGCGCTCGGTCGTCGTCTTGCGGGCCGCTCGGACGGCGAGTCCCGCTCGGCCGGGGTGACCAGGGCCGAGACGTTCGACGGCTGGCCGGCGCTGGTGCGGCTCGCCTTCGCCGCCGGACCGTCCGCGCCGCTGCGCTTCGTCCGCGAGGAGATCCTCGGCGGGCTCTGCGAGACCGGCCGTCGGAGCCTCGCGGTGCTCGCCGCGCTGGGCACCGCGACCAGCGCGGAGGTCGACACGGTTCTCCGCCGCGCCGGGTACGGCTGCGCGAGCTCGCTCGACCCCGTTCAGCTCGCGCACCGGATCCCGCTGGTCAGCGTCTTGGACGACGGCCGCGTGCGGGTGCACGACCTGTGGACGGACGCGGTGGCCCGGGTGATCCCCGCGCCGGAGCTGGGGGCACTGCGCCGAGCGGCCGTGATTCTGCTGGCCGAACGCGGTGACCTGAGCCGCGCCGGTGCGGTGGCCTGCGCCGCGAGCGACTGGGAGCAACTCGCGGAGCTGGCGGTGAAGCTGGTCCGGGAGTCGCTCACCGCGCTGCCGCTCGCGACCGCCGAGCGGTGGCTCGCGGAGGTCCCGGCTGCCGCCGCGGACCGACCGGCGTTCACGCTGCTGCGCGCCGCGGCGCTCCAGGCCCGCGACTACACCCATCCGCTCGTCGACGGGTTGCTCGACCAGGCGTGGGACGCCGCCCAAGCGGCCGACGCCGCGGACACCGCCTCGGCGACGCTGGGCCAGGCCGTCGTGGCGGCGCACTCCCGGGCCGACCTCGCCCGGCTGGCGTCGTTGGCGTGCCGCGCCGACCAGCTCCGCTCGTCCCCCTCGCCGGTCGTCCGGCTGCTGCGGCACACCGTCGCCGGGGTGCTGGCCGAGCTGCGCGGGGATCCCGAGGCGGCGATCGCCGAGTTCGCCGCGGCCCCGGTCCGCGAGGTGCCGCCGCTGCTGGCGCTGCCGGTGCTCCGCTTCCACGTCCACTGCCTCACGCTGACCGGGCACCACGCCGACGCCGCCGATCTCGCCGATCGGACGCTCGACGAGGCCGACGACGTGCACACCCGCGTCACCGGCGCGATGGCCCGCTGGTTCGGCGGCGACCCCGCCGTCCTCGACCGGCTGCGAACGGTCGGCCTGCTCCGGCCCGATGCCGGGGCCGACCACGGGGCCGACGTGGGGGACCGTGCGAACGGCCCGCCGAACGACACCGTCCGGGAGGCCTTCGTCACCCGCGCGCAGGCCGCGGTGCTCGCGGCGTCCTGCGGGACCGCCGCGGACTGGCCGACGTACCCGGTCGGCAACCCCGCCGACCACGGCAACGCCCGGGACGCGACCCTCGCGGCCGCCGCGGCGTCCGCGGTCGCCGTCGCCCACGGCGACGAAGCCGCCGCCCGCCGGATCTACGCCGGCCAGCTGGCGCGCTGGCCGCTGACCGCACCCGCCACCGATCGGCACCTGCGGCGCTTCCTGGCGCTCGGCTACGTGCTCGACGAGCGGCTCCGGCGCCACTGGGACGCCGTGGAGCTGGGTCCGGCGCAGGTGGCGGCCCGCGCGGCCGGCCGGGCCCTGCTGGGCGCACGCCGCGGCGACCTGACCGCCGCGGCCGCGCTACCCCCGGCGCACGCGCTCTGCTTCCTCCCGCTCCCCTGGTCGGTGGAGCTGGCCGCACGGCTCGCCGACGCGAACGATCCGGCCGGTCTCCTGCTGGGCCAGTGGCTCGGTGACCGCCTCGGCGGGGTGGTGCACGAGCAGTTCCGAACGGTGCACCGTGTCCACCGGGGCGCCGCGCGGTTCCTGACCGCGCTCCCGGCTCCGCCCACCGCACCGCTGCAGATCGGTGTCCTCGGACCGCTGCAGCTGGTGCGCGACGGTGCTCCCGTCGACGCTCCGGAACTGCGGCGCGCGCGGGTCCGGCAGCTGCTCAGCGTGCTGGTGCTCTCGCCACGGCAGGAGCGCGCCTGGCTGACCCGGCTGCTCTGGCCCGACCAGGACCCGACGAGTGCCGCGGCCAACCTCCGGGTGACGCTCACCCACCTGCGCCGGCTGCTCGAACCCGACCGGCCGGGCGGCGCCGCCAGCTTCCATCTACGCACCGACGCGGACACGGTGCGGCTGCACCGGTCGGAGTGGCTCGACGTCGACCTCTGGGCCGCCGACGAGCTGGCCGACGCCGCCCGGCGCGCGCGGGCGGCCGGCGACACCGACCGGGCGGCCGAGCTGCTCGGCCGGGTGGTCGCGCTGTGGCGTGGCGATCCGCTCGCCGAGCTGGCCGACCTGCCGGATCTCGACGCCGAGGCCGAGGTCGTCCGGGTGCGGACCCGGCACGTGCGGAGCCTGCTGTCGCTGGGCGCGCTGCGGCTGGTGTCCGGCCAGGACACCGAGGCGTACCGGCTGGCCGGGCAGGCGCTCGCGCTGGAGCCGTACGAGGCCGCCGGGCACCGGCTGCTGCTCGCCGCGGCGGTGCGCACCGGCCACCCGGCCCGGATCGGTGCCGCCCGGAAGCGCGTGACCACCGCCCTGGCCCAGCTCGGGGTGGCGCCCGACCCGTCGACCGCCGCGCTGCTTCTGCAGACCCGGCAGCCGTCCCGGACCCCGCGGCTGTCCCGCGCCCGGCGGCCCTGA
- a CDS encoding SAM-dependent methyltransferase, whose translation MSDAAPRESAELRSDRPHPARIYNYLLGGADYFPADRAAAEAGLAVNPGARIAARANREFLRRAVTHLTRDAGLRQFLDIGSGIPAAASPHQVAQALAPETHVVYVDNDPLVVTRGRALPSGHGSIEYLRGDLREPDDVLRRAGTTLDLRKPVGLLLLAVTHHLRDEDDPHALVRRLLDALPTGSYLALSQVTSDLEPAGWRAVAEDFAQRGGVLRPRSRADIDRFFDGLALVEPGLTLVHRWRPDERDQHSGEPDALVSIYGGVARKD comes from the coding sequence ATGAGCGACGCCGCCCCTCGCGAGTCCGCCGAGTTGCGCTCCGACCGCCCGCACCCGGCGCGGATCTACAACTACCTGCTCGGCGGCGCGGACTACTTCCCGGCCGACCGGGCCGCCGCCGAAGCCGGCCTGGCGGTCAATCCCGGCGCGCGGATCGCCGCCCGCGCCAACCGCGAGTTCCTCCGGCGCGCGGTCACCCACCTGACCCGCGACGCCGGCCTCCGGCAGTTCCTCGACATCGGCAGCGGCATCCCCGCCGCGGCCAGCCCGCACCAGGTCGCGCAGGCGCTCGCCCCGGAGACCCACGTGGTCTACGTGGACAACGATCCGCTCGTGGTGACCCGCGGCCGCGCGTTACCGAGCGGCCACGGGTCGATCGAGTACCTCCGGGGTGACCTCCGCGAACCCGACGACGTCCTGAGGCGGGCGGGCACGACCCTCGATCTGCGGAAGCCGGTCGGCTTGCTGCTCCTCGCGGTCACCCACCACCTGCGCGACGAGGACGACCCGCACGCGCTGGTCCGGCGCCTGCTCGACGCGCTGCCCACCGGCTCCTACCTGGCGCTGTCGCAGGTCACCTCCGATCTGGAGCCGGCCGGCTGGCGGGCGGTCGCGGAGGACTTCGCCCAGCGCGGCGGCGTTCTCCGGCCGCGGTCGCGCGCCGACATCGACCGCTTCTTCGACGGACTCGCGCTGGTCGAGCCCGGCCTGACGCTCGTGCACCGCTGGCGGCCGGACGAGCGCGACCAGCACTCCGGTGAGCCCGACGCGCTCGTCTCGATCTATGGCGGCGTCGCTCGCAAGGACTGA
- a CDS encoding GAF and ANTAR domain-containing protein has product MELSQDLVRELTTLTGMVLGQEDLLSTLEEVSKLAARVVPGTDAVSIMTFQDGRPTAVAYSDTWAKELDELQFVEREGPCLDATRTGNLFRVRDLAEETRWPAYVERAAAAGARSSVSIPLHAEGANFGAMNLYARKPDAFSSEAVALAEILAAHAGQASQVAAAFFRHRDLADQLREAMRSRAVIEQAKGVLMSQRKVTPDDAFVLMRDASQHLNVKLRVVAQHVVDTGELPSRR; this is encoded by the coding sequence ATGGAACTGTCGCAAGATCTGGTTCGCGAGCTCACCACGCTGACCGGGATGGTGCTCGGCCAGGAGGACCTGCTGAGCACGCTCGAGGAGGTCAGCAAGCTGGCGGCGCGTGTCGTGCCGGGCACGGATGCGGTCTCGATCATGACGTTCCAGGACGGCCGTCCCACCGCGGTGGCGTACAGCGACACCTGGGCCAAGGAGCTCGACGAGCTGCAGTTCGTCGAGCGGGAGGGCCCGTGCTTGGATGCGACCCGCACGGGCAACCTCTTCCGCGTCCGGGATCTGGCCGAGGAGACCCGCTGGCCCGCGTATGTCGAGCGGGCGGCCGCGGCCGGCGCGCGGAGTTCCGTGTCGATCCCCCTGCACGCCGAGGGTGCGAACTTCGGGGCGATGAACCTGTACGCGCGCAAGCCGGACGCGTTCAGCAGCGAAGCGGTCGCGCTGGCCGAGATCCTCGCCGCTCACGCCGGGCAGGCGAGCCAGGTGGCCGCAGCGTTCTTCCGCCATCGAGACCTCGCCGATCAGCTGCGCGAGGCGATGCGGTCCCGCGCGGTGATCGAGCAGGCGAAGGGTGTCCTGATGTCGCAGCGCAAGGTGACACCGGATGATGCGTTCGTGCTGATGCGTGACGCCTCCCAGCACCTGAACGTCAAGCTACGCGTCGTGGCGCAGCACGTCGTCGACACGGGGGAGCTGCCGTCGCGGCGGTGA
- a CDS encoding TetR/AcrR family transcriptional regulator — protein sequence MTSSITSTGKRAAILSAALAAFAERGVNGVAVPEIATRAGVGTGTIYRYFPNKEALVNELYQEQKRYLKEEIFTGLEEFDGGRERFAEFWRRLAAFARAHPEAYRFLELQDHRPYLNRSSRELEAHVLAPALDQMRRLRTAGVLRADARPEVLMALVWGAFVNLFKAERSGHLVLSESDITAAGEACWQMCVAAGPPSG from the coding sequence GTGACCAGCTCGATCACGTCGACCGGCAAGAGGGCGGCCATCCTGTCGGCCGCCCTCGCCGCGTTCGCCGAACGGGGCGTGAACGGCGTCGCCGTGCCGGAGATCGCCACCCGGGCAGGCGTCGGCACCGGCACGATCTACCGGTACTTCCCGAACAAGGAAGCGCTCGTCAACGAGCTCTACCAGGAGCAGAAGCGCTACCTGAAAGAGGAGATCTTCACCGGGCTGGAGGAGTTCGACGGCGGGCGGGAACGGTTCGCCGAGTTCTGGCGACGCCTCGCCGCATTCGCGCGCGCACACCCGGAGGCGTACCGGTTCCTCGAACTCCAGGACCACCGCCCGTACCTGAACCGGTCGAGCCGGGAGCTGGAGGCCCACGTGCTGGCGCCCGCGCTGGACCAGATGCGACGGCTGCGGACGGCGGGTGTCCTCCGCGCCGACGCCCGGCCGGAGGTGCTGATGGCGCTGGTCTGGGGCGCGTTCGTCAACCTCTTCAAGGCCGAACGGAGCGGGCACCTCGTACTGTCCGAATCCGACATCACCGCGGCCGGTGAAGCGTGCTGGCAGATGTGCGTCGCCGCCGGTCCGCCGAGCGGATGA